A stretch of Melospiza georgiana isolate bMelGeo1 unplaced genomic scaffold, bMelGeo1.pri scaffold_29, whole genome shotgun sequence DNA encodes these proteins:
- the LOC131096412 gene encoding olfactory receptor 14J1-like: protein MSNSSSISHFLLLALADTRQLQLLHFCLLLGISLAAILGNGLIISAIACSHHLHTPMFFFLLNLALTDLGSICTTVPKAMHNSLWDTRDISYTGCTAQVFLLIFLLGTELALLTVMCYDRYVSICKPLHYGTLLGSRACAHMAAAAWASAFLNALMHTANTFSLPLCHGNALGQFFCEIPQILKLSCSKSYLRELAVIVVSLCLGFGCSVFMVFSYVQIFKAVLRIPSEQGRHKVFSTCLPHLAVVSLFLSTVIFAYLRPPSISSPSQDLVLSVLYSVVPQVLNPLIYSLRNQELKAAVRKLLSRDERAWESVSPLSAVSGFPPVSANSGLAEGS, encoded by the exons atgtccaacagcagctccatcagccacttcctcctgctggcattggcagacacgcggcagctgcagcttctgcacttctgcctcttgctgggcatctcacTGGCTGCCatcctgggcaacggcctcatcatcagtgccatagcctgcagccaccacctgcacacacccatgttcttcttcctgctcaacctggccctcactgacctgggctccatctgcaccactgtccccaaagccatgcacaattccctctgggacaccagggacatctcctacactggatgtACTGCGCAAGTTTTTCTGCTCATCTTCTTACTTGGAACAGAGCTTGCCCTCCTGACggtcatgtgctacgaccgctacgtgtccatctgcaaacccctgcactacgggaccctcctgggcagcagagcttgtgcccacatggcagcagctgcctgggccagtgcctttctcaatgctctcatgcacacagccaatacattttccctgcccctgtgccatggcaatgccctgggccaattcttctgtgaaatcccacagatcctcaagctctcctgctccaaatcgTACCTCAGGGAACTTGCAGTCATTGTGGTTAGTCTTTGCTTAGGTTTTGGTTGTTCTGTGTTCAtggttttctcctatgtgcagatcttcaaggctgtgctgaggatcccctctgagcagggacggcacaaagtcttttccacctgcctccctcacctggctgtagTTTCCCTCTTCCTCAGCACTGTCATTTTTGCCTACCTGAGGcccccctccatctcctccccatcccaggaTCTGgtcctgtcagttctgtactcggtggtgcctcaAGTCCTGAATCCCCTCATCTACAgtctgaggaaccaggagctcaaggctgcagtga GGAAGCtcctttcaagagatgaaag